The sequence TAGTTTGGGGAGCAATTAAAATTGACCAGAGTTCTTGGTCTAATTGTGGGGTAAAATTAGCACCAGAATTTTTCCTCTGGTTTTTCCTAGGCATAATCATAGCTATACTGGGTTTAGCTTTACTGCTAAGTTTAGAAAAGTATCTCAATTGGTTAGAATGGCTACCAGAGAATTTGCCAAATTTAAGAAAAATCGCCCTACCCATACTAGCTATAAGTATTGGTATTGGGTTGATTGAAGAATTAGTTTTTCGGGGTTGGATGTTTTGGCAATTACGACAAGAGTATGATAACTGGGTAGCAGGGGCGATCGCTTCGGTAATTTTTGCTCTTTTACACTTACTCTGGGAAAGAAAGAAAACGATACCCCAATTACCTGGCTTATGGTTAATGGGAATGGTATTAGTACAAGCCCGTTTAACCGCTAATGATAGCATAGCTTTAGCTTGGGGGTTACATAGTGGTTGGATTTGGGTATTAGCTTCTCTGAGTAGCGCCCAATTGATTAGCTATAAAGATAATGTAGTTTCCCCCTGGTTAATTGGATTTTTTCGAGAACCCCTAGCGGGATTAATAGGGATTAGCTTACTACTAGGAACGGGGATTATTTGTTATGTTATCTAGGAAAAATAAATAAATTATCTAAATCAAGTGTAACCTTGAGGCGATCGCCCCTATAACCTAACCAATGGGGAGAAGCGTAGAAGTTAATTATCTGTTGGGTATCAGGTAGAATAGCTTGAACCAGAGTCTGATGTCCTAAAGGTTCAACAAGTTGGATCATAACATCTAATTGGTTAGTTGTGTCTAAATCCTCTACTGAGTCACAAATATGGATATTTTCTGGTCTTATTCCTACCTCAAAAAAATCTACCCCATCAATTTCTAAAGATTTAACTAATTCAGGAGTTAATAACAACCGCTGATTGTGCAGGAATAAACCATAATCTTGATAAGTAGCAGGTAGAATATTCATAGGTGGACTCCCGATAAAAGTAGCCACCATACGATTAGCAGGTTGATTATAGATGGCTCCGGGTGTGCCGATTTGTTGAATTTGACCACGATCTAGGACAATAATTTGGTCAGCTAGAGTCATCGCTTCAACTTGATCATGAGTGACATAAATCGTGGTAATTCCTACCTGTTGATGTAATTGTTTTAATTCCGTTCTAGTTTGTTCCCGTAATTGTGCGTCTAGATTAGAGAGGGGTTCATCGAGAAGAAACAATTTAGGTTCACGAATAATTGCTCTTCCTAAAGCTACCCGTTGTTGTTGACCTCCTGAGAGTTGTTTAGGTTTACGCTTGAGAAGGTGGGAGATAGAGAGCGATCGCGCGATTGCTTCCACCTTAGTATTAATAGTGGAGGGAGAAGCTT comes from Gloeocapsa sp. DLM2.Bin57 and encodes:
- the ugpC gene encoding sn-glycerol-3-phosphate ABC transporter ATP-binding protein UgpC translates to MAKLTLEQVSREFDQVKAIADISFQVPNGEFWVLVGPSGCGKSTILRAIAGLEKVTAGNIYIDDLRVNEVPARQRDVAMVFQNYALYPHLTVAENLAFGLKMRKASPSTINTKVEAIARSLSISHLLKRKPKQLSGGQQQRVALGRAIIREPKLFLLDEPLSNLDAQLREQTRTELKQLHQQVGITTIYVTHDQVEAMTLADQIIVLDRGQIQQIGTPGAIYNQPANRMVATFIGSPPMNILPATYQDYGLFLHNQRLLLTPELVKSLEIDGVDFFEVGIRPENIHICDSVEDLDTTNQLDVMIQLVEPLGHQTLVQAILPDTQQIINFYASPHWLGYRGDRLKVTLDLDNLFIFPR
- a CDS encoding CPBP family intramembrane metalloprotease, with amino-acid sequence MTINPLLTASGLILLVGESSLIRVAIFLLIWLIIWLPLAIPLAKILKWRIQDPLETEQKLPLIASLYLIAPGIVWGAIKIDQSSWSNCGVKLAPEFFLWFFLGIIIAILGLALLLSLEKYLNWLEWLPENLPNLRKIALPILAISIGIGLIEELVFRGWMFWQLRQEYDNWVAGAIASVIFALLHLLWERKKTIPQLPGLWLMGMVLVQARLTANDSIALAWGLHSGWIWVLASLSSAQLISYKDNVVSPWLIGFFREPLAGLIGISLLLGTGIICYVI